One stretch of Hevea brasiliensis isolate MT/VB/25A 57/8 chromosome 12, ASM3005281v1, whole genome shotgun sequence DNA includes these proteins:
- the LOC131171144 gene encoding MDIS1-interacting receptor like kinase 2-like yields MHDESIKATDSFDTVYCIGKGGCGSVYKANLPSGSIVAVKKLHSFHDGERTCDKEFLNETRALTKIRHQNIVKLYGFCSYARHSFLVYEYLEGGNLATILGNDKKAKDLDWSKRVNIVKGVANALSYMHHNCSPSIVHRDTTSKSILLELQIFINGGFLREMVRERDGWTWGGRK; encoded by the coding sequence ATGCATGACGAAAGCATAAAAGCTACCGATAGTTTTGATACTGTATATTGCATCGGGAAGGGGGGATGTGGCAGCGTCTACAAAGCAAATTTGCCATCAGGAAGTATAGTAGCCGTGAAGAAGCTTCACTCATTTCATGATGGCGAGAGGACATGTGATAAAGAGTTCTTGAACGAGACGAGGGCATTAACCAAGATAAGGCATCAGAACATAGTAAAACTTTATGGCTTTTGTTCGTATGCACGACACTCATTTCTGGTTTATGAGTACCTTGAAGGCGGTAACTTGGCCACAATCCTAGGCAATGATAAAAAAGCTAAAGATTTGGATTGGAGTAAGAGGGTAAACATTGTTAAAGGTGTTGCCAATGCCTTGTCTTACATGCACCACAATTGCTCACCTTCAATTGTTCATCGAGACACAACAAGCAAAAGCATTTTGCTTGAGCTTCAAATATTCATCAATGGAGGATTTTTGAGAGAAATGGTGAGAGAGAGGGACGGTTGGACATGGGGAGGAAGAaagtga